In one window of Lewinella sp. 4G2 DNA:
- a CDS encoding cytochrome c oxidase subunit 3: MAEETDILVAAEHDHSDHNASWEGGDAKPFEASYGKLMMWYFLLSDAFTFAGFLIAYGTLRFSSPSWPVPDSVFNTAPFGIHGMPLIFVTFMSFLLIISSGTMVRAVQEGARENKRGVVFWMLLTVIGGAGFLGCQAWEWNNLINVEHMTVTTNPFGTYTENGFYLDPETGEPTSEEVVAGETYLLHLAGASHGEGHEGEEESFDYGATPGNYAGYEINEENMFIRRKFVVSGGDRDGEIMTQQLGPTAFGALFFGITGFHGFHVLTGVVFLLIILINAGSGVYAARQNGYEMVEKIGLYWHFVDLVWVFVFLVFYLL; the protein is encoded by the coding sequence ATGGCCGAAGAAACGGACATTCTAGTCGCCGCGGAGCACGATCATTCAGATCACAATGCGTCCTGGGAAGGTGGTGATGCCAAGCCGTTTGAGGCTTCCTACGGGAAGCTGATGATGTGGTATTTCCTACTCTCCGATGCATTCACTTTCGCTGGTTTCCTGATTGCGTACGGTACGTTGCGTTTTTCAAGCCCCAGCTGGCCGGTACCCGATAGCGTATTTAACACGGCGCCGTTTGGTATCCACGGCATGCCGCTGATCTTCGTTACGTTCATGTCCTTTCTCCTGATCATTAGCTCGGGAACTATGGTGCGTGCCGTACAGGAAGGTGCCCGTGAAAACAAGCGTGGGGTAGTATTTTGGATGTTACTCACCGTTATTGGTGGCGCTGGTTTCCTTGGCTGCCAGGCATGGGAGTGGAATAACCTAATCAACGTCGAGCACATGACCGTTACTACGAATCCATTCGGGACGTACACGGAGAACGGCTTCTACCTGGACCCAGAAACTGGAGAACCGACCTCCGAGGAAGTCGTAGCGGGAGAGACTTATCTGCTTCACCTAGCTGGAGCTAGCCACGGGGAAGGACACGAAGGGGAAGAAGAGTCCTTCGACTACGGTGCTACACCCGGCAATTACGCTGGCTACGAGATCAACGAGGAGAACATGTTCATCCGCCGCAAATTTGTTGTCTCTGGCGGCGATCGTGACGGTGAAATTATGACCCAGCAGCTGGGGCCAACAGCTTTCGGTGCGCTCTTCTTTGGTATCACTGGCTTCCACGGCTTCCACGTACTGACGGGTGTTGTGTTCCTACTGATTATCCTGATCAACGCCGGTAGCGGTGTCTATGCTGCACGCCAGAACGGCTACGAAATGGTCGAGAAGATCGGTTTGTACTGGCACTTTGTCGACCTGGTTTGGGTCTTCGTCTTTCTGGTATTCTACCTCCTGTAA
- a CDS encoding HD family phosphohydrolase yields MLGLSAVAIISLLYPDRLKFPFEFERGQIWRYEDLRAPYDIPILKPGDQFRIDVENAVASSNPVYVFDPTVARTAREAFLSQFAVELDSARSRADNPDLLRQPERHRRYGLRVLDKLYGQGIIMARDKDEMNGMETVITTINGSEQKDRTIAQFYTPGDAVQWLEDSLFYTDLKSPEFLLGLLEDKLEHNVFYNDSLTNRFQAMARDRVGKYDGLVRERDLIIRQGDRVTEDIHQKLLSYQDVYQSNLQTDRSFWSIFGGFAIQVALVLGLLFLYLRRFFPRVYSRASSLILLLMWPVLYALLVRTVDATIGISPWLIPFCIVPMVIRIFFTERLAFFVHVVVVLIASFLTSLGFTFTFLSIMAGAVVIVMDVETRDMGRYFRSLLVLFAFYCIGYIGLELLRGGTWRTVDYLTLGWIGANVFLVLLAHPLIPLIERIFGFTSPITLSELSDMNRPLLEKLARQAAGTWQHSLNVANLSEQAARAIGADALLVKTAALYHDIGKIKNPGYFIENQNGPNPHDKLGPKESAKIIISHVTDGVAMASKAGLPPVIIDFIRTHHGKTRTEYFYRTYVKDNPAGEAEEATFRYPGPLPITKEQTILMIADSVEAASKSLKSPTEEELYSFIDKIIDGKLLSGQLEESNLSFSELEVCRKTFKTILKSANHVRIAYPKKEEE; encoded by the coding sequence GTGCTGGGCCTGAGCGCCGTAGCCATCATTTCGTTGCTGTACCCAGACCGGTTAAAGTTTCCCTTTGAGTTTGAGCGCGGACAGATCTGGCGGTACGAAGACCTACGCGCCCCCTACGATATACCCATCCTGAAGCCGGGTGACCAATTTCGAATCGACGTAGAAAATGCGGTAGCGTCAAGTAACCCCGTCTACGTGTTTGACCCAACGGTAGCGCGAACGGCGAGGGAGGCATTTTTATCCCAGTTTGCCGTAGAGCTGGATAGTGCTCGGTCGAGAGCAGACAACCCCGATTTGCTGCGGCAACCCGAGCGGCACCGCCGCTACGGGCTGAGGGTCCTGGATAAACTTTACGGGCAGGGCATCATCATGGCCCGCGATAAGGATGAGATGAACGGCATGGAAACCGTTATCACTACCATCAACGGCAGTGAACAGAAGGACCGGACCATTGCTCAGTTCTACACCCCGGGGGATGCCGTGCAGTGGCTGGAGGATAGTTTGTTTTATACGGACTTGAAAAGCCCAGAGTTCCTACTTGGGTTGCTGGAAGATAAACTTGAACACAACGTCTTCTACAACGATAGTCTGACCAATCGCTTTCAGGCCATGGCGCGTGACCGAGTGGGTAAATATGACGGCTTGGTGCGGGAGCGTGACCTCATCATCCGGCAGGGGGATCGGGTAACGGAGGACATTCACCAAAAGCTCCTCAGCTACCAGGATGTCTACCAGTCCAATCTGCAGACGGACCGCTCCTTTTGGTCCATCTTCGGAGGCTTTGCCATTCAGGTGGCTCTGGTATTAGGTCTTCTGTTTTTGTACCTAAGGCGGTTCTTTCCGAGGGTTTACAGCCGGGCATCAAGTTTGATCCTGCTGCTCATGTGGCCGGTACTCTACGCGTTGTTGGTCCGGACGGTCGATGCTACGATAGGCATTAGCCCGTGGCTTATTCCGTTCTGTATTGTGCCAATGGTCATCCGTATTTTCTTTACGGAACGGCTGGCCTTCTTCGTGCACGTGGTGGTTGTCCTGATTGCTAGCTTCCTCACGAGCTTGGGTTTCACTTTTACCTTCTTGAGTATCATGGCGGGTGCGGTGGTCATCGTAATGGACGTCGAGACCCGGGATATGGGAAGGTACTTCAGAAGTTTGCTGGTCCTATTTGCCTTTTACTGTATCGGTTACATCGGCCTGGAGTTACTGCGTGGTGGAACGTGGCGGACAGTCGATTACCTCACCCTGGGCTGGATTGGTGCTAACGTATTTCTGGTACTCCTGGCCCATCCCCTTATACCGTTGATTGAGCGAATTTTTGGTTTTACTTCACCCATTACGCTTTCGGAGTTGAGTGATATGAACCGGCCATTGCTGGAGAAATTAGCCCGGCAGGCGGCAGGGACGTGGCAGCATTCCCTTAACGTAGCTAACCTCTCTGAGCAGGCTGCTCGCGCCATTGGGGCGGATGCCTTGCTGGTTAAGACTGCGGCGCTTTACCACGACATTGGTAAAATCAAGAACCCGGGGTACTTCATCGAAAATCAGAATGGCCCGAACCCACACGATAAGCTTGGCCCCAAGGAAAGCGCGAAGATCATTATCAGCCACGTTACGGATGGGGTGGCCATGGCCAGCAAGGCCGGGCTGCCACCGGTGATCATTGACTTCATTCGTACCCATCACGGCAAGACGCGGACGGAATACTTCTACCGGACGTACGTTAAGGATAACCCTGCGGGAGAGGCCGAAGAAGCCACCTTTCGGTATCCGGGCCCCCTTCCCATTACGAAGGAGCAGACCATTTTGATGATTGCCGATAGTGTGGAGGCGGCGAGCAAAAGCCTCAAGAGCCCAACCGAGGAAGAGCTGTACAGCTTCATCGATAAGATCATCGACGGTAAACTGCTTTCGGGACAGTTGGAGGAGAGCAACCTCTCTTTCAGTGAATTGGAGGTCTGCCGTAAGACGTTCAAAACGATCCTCAAGAGCGCCAATCACGTACGGATCGCTTACCCAAAAAAGGAAGAGGAATAA
- a CDS encoding YjjG family noncanonical pyrimidine nucleotidase, whose amino-acid sequence MKYKWLLFDADNTLWDFSAAEAAALEKVLLSTDIVWSQDVLADYRTINHKAWSDYEAGVLPKSQLRTIRFKRLLEAYQVDHPAEELSLNYRNYLAQSTHMLPGALDLLNKCNGEYQLGLITNGLKEVQRPRLAATQLSPYFEFIVISDEIGVAKPSAAFFDVAYEQMGGVEKHEVLVIGDNPNADVAGALAYGFDACWLRHPGVADRKHLGETYRIRDIRELEQVLA is encoded by the coding sequence GTGAAGTATAAATGGTTGCTCTTCGATGCGGACAACACCCTTTGGGATTTCAGTGCCGCTGAAGCCGCCGCACTGGAGAAAGTGCTACTGTCTACGGACATTGTCTGGTCTCAAGATGTCTTGGCGGATTACCGAACAATCAATCATAAAGCATGGTCGGATTACGAAGCTGGTGTCCTGCCTAAGTCACAGTTGAGGACGATCCGTTTTAAACGGTTGCTCGAAGCTTACCAAGTAGATCACCCCGCGGAGGAGCTCTCCCTTAACTATCGGAATTATTTGGCGCAGAGTACACACATGCTTCCCGGAGCGCTGGATCTGCTGAATAAATGCAACGGCGAATATCAATTGGGTTTAATCACGAACGGGCTGAAGGAGGTACAGCGACCACGGCTAGCCGCCACGCAATTATCCCCCTATTTTGAATTCATCGTCATCTCCGACGAGATAGGAGTAGCCAAACCTTCCGCTGCATTCTTCGACGTAGCCTACGAGCAAATGGGTGGGGTAGAAAAGCACGAAGTCCTCGTCATCGGGGATAATCCGAACGCAGACGTAGCGGGTGCCCTAGCTTACGGCTTTGACGCTTGCTGGTTGCGCCATCCCGGAGTCGCCGACAGAAAGCACTTAGGCGAGACTTACCGCATTCGTGACATCCGTGAATTAGAGCAGGTACTAGCGTAA
- a CDS encoding OmpA family protein — MKTLIVLFCIALILLIVLQIAKVRDLAKVLRGPEEIEARNTNMTGIYLLGFVGVFLVGATLSAFYYKNWILGYGPHESASEHGARIDSMMGWTLLVTYSVFVLTHILLFYYAFRYRTRKGRKAQFISHDNTLEIVWTAVPAIVMTFLVIGGLDAWNDIMGDVGTDEDVLEIEATGIQFYWQMRYPGDDGLLGTKDFRLITGTNSLGQDWTDMKNADDFLVNDVVLPVDQKVRVRITARDVLHDFYLPQFRVKMDAVPGLPTFFVFTPTKTTKEWRKELSEYEEYQIPDPENPEKMLWETANFELACAELCGIGHWSMARTVTILERDEYDAWAAEQKSYYMENIRGTDADPNTGMLMPQEITQRRAEFMSSAMAALETEDDTDNTLVLDYVTFETGSAKLTELSQYQLDDAVTFLMKNADVSAIARGHTDNTGNAEMNMALSVSRAEAVKNYLTANGVDANRLSFEGFGQERPRETNDTEEGRQANRRTELYITRSLTEDEQLSK, encoded by the coding sequence ATGAAAACATTGATCGTACTTTTCTGTATCGCGTTGATCCTTTTGATCGTGCTACAGATCGCCAAAGTCCGGGATCTTGCCAAGGTTCTCCGGGGCCCGGAGGAGATCGAGGCAAGGAACACTAACATGACTGGCATCTACCTGCTTGGTTTTGTTGGCGTATTTTTGGTTGGTGCCACGCTATCCGCATTCTACTACAAGAATTGGATCCTTGGTTACGGACCACATGAGTCTGCTTCCGAACACGGTGCGCGTATTGACTCGATGATGGGATGGACACTACTCGTTACCTACAGTGTATTCGTACTAACGCATATCCTGCTCTTCTACTACGCCTTCCGGTACCGCACGCGCAAGGGACGTAAGGCCCAGTTTATCAGCCACGACAACACGCTTGAGATCGTTTGGACGGCTGTTCCTGCAATCGTCATGACCTTCCTCGTAATCGGCGGCCTTGATGCCTGGAACGATATCATGGGTGATGTTGGTACGGATGAAGATGTACTGGAAATTGAAGCCACTGGTATCCAATTTTACTGGCAGATGCGCTACCCAGGAGACGATGGGTTATTGGGAACTAAGGACTTCCGTTTGATCACTGGAACCAATTCACTCGGTCAGGACTGGACCGATATGAAGAACGCCGACGACTTTCTCGTGAATGACGTCGTTCTCCCAGTTGACCAGAAGGTTCGGGTACGGATCACGGCCCGCGACGTTCTCCACGATTTTTACCTTCCCCAGTTTCGGGTGAAGATGGATGCAGTACCTGGTCTCCCAACGTTCTTCGTCTTTACTCCTACGAAGACTACCAAAGAGTGGCGTAAGGAATTGAGCGAGTACGAAGAATACCAGATCCCAGATCCTGAGAATCCTGAAAAGATGTTGTGGGAGACCGCCAACTTCGAACTGGCTTGTGCAGAGCTTTGCGGCATTGGCCACTGGTCCATGGCCAGAACCGTTACCATCCTTGAGCGGGATGAGTACGATGCCTGGGCTGCGGAGCAAAAGTCCTATTACATGGAGAACATCCGTGGTACGGATGCAGATCCTAACACCGGTATGCTGATGCCTCAGGAGATCACGCAACGCCGTGCCGAGTTCATGTCCAGCGCCATGGCTGCTCTCGAAACTGAAGATGATACTGACAACACGTTGGTACTCGACTACGTAACCTTTGAAACCGGAAGCGCAAAGCTGACCGAGCTCAGCCAGTACCAATTGGATGACGCCGTCACCTTCTTGATGAAAAATGCAGACGTTTCTGCCATTGCACGCGGCCATACCGACAATACCGGTAACGCAGAGATGAACATGGCACTTAGCGTTAGCCGCGCTGAGGCTGTGAAGAATTATCTGACGGCAAACGGCGTTGACGCCAACCGCTTATCATTTGAAGGATTCGGCCAAGAGCGGCCTCGCGAGACAAATGACACCGAGGAAGGCCGGCAGGCTAACCGACGTACGGAGCTTTACATCACCCGTTCCCTCACCGAGGATGAACAGTTGAGCAAGTAA
- the nth gene encoding endonuclease III, with protein sequence MTKQEKANDIHRILEELYPVVPVPLDHKDPFTLLVAVLLSAQCTDVRVNQVTPALWDLADNPLEMQEQDADDIRAIIRPCGLSPRKSKAIKELSRIIVEEHGGEVPQDWEALEALPGVGHKTASVVMSQAFGIPAFPVDTHIHRLAYRWGLTTGKNVEKTEKDLKRLFPREHWNRLHLQIIFFGREYCPARGHRMRDCPICSLYGRKSLLNKEKV encoded by the coding sequence ATGACGAAGCAGGAGAAAGCCAATGACATCCATCGGATTCTGGAGGAATTGTATCCCGTCGTTCCCGTACCCTTGGATCACAAGGACCCCTTCACCTTGTTGGTAGCCGTATTACTCAGCGCCCAGTGCACGGACGTGCGAGTCAATCAGGTCACACCAGCCCTATGGGATTTGGCCGACAACCCCCTGGAGATGCAGGAGCAAGACGCGGACGATATCCGCGCCATCATCCGACCCTGTGGCCTTTCGCCCCGTAAGAGTAAAGCCATCAAGGAGCTGAGCCGAATCATCGTAGAGGAGCACGGCGGGGAAGTCCCCCAGGACTGGGAGGCGCTGGAAGCCCTGCCCGGAGTGGGGCACAAGACGGCTTCCGTGGTGATGAGTCAGGCGTTTGGTATTCCTGCCTTCCCCGTGGACACCCACATTCATCGCCTGGCTTACCGTTGGGGACTGACGACGGGAAAGAACGTCGAAAAGACCGAGAAAGACCTGAAGCGACTCTTTCCAAGAGAGCACTGGAACCGCCTTCACTTACAGATCATTTTCTTTGGCCGGGAGTACTGCCCGGCGCGTGGCCACCGCATGCGGGATTGCCCCATCTGTTCTCTCTACGGCAGAAAGTCACTGCTCAATAAGGAAAAGGTATAG
- a CDS encoding cytochrome C oxidase subunit IV family protein translates to MASHASYEEQTAAVWKGLGLLAFVTLVEVGLSLLKATDWAKDIQWVFVAAAVLIIALSIYKAYFIIYEFMHMAYEVKGLAMTVLLPVFLLVWAVIAFFYEGGAWKENREKVQELNNRTELVTPSDPVGMNEDYAPFE, encoded by the coding sequence ATGGCCAGCCACGCTAGCTACGAAGAACAAACAGCCGCGGTATGGAAGGGACTTGGTCTCCTCGCATTCGTGACCCTCGTTGAGGTAGGATTATCCCTGCTCAAAGCTACGGATTGGGCGAAGGATATCCAGTGGGTATTCGTTGCCGCCGCCGTCCTTATCATCGCGCTTTCCATTTACAAGGCTTACTTCATCATTTACGAGTTCATGCACATGGCTTACGAGGTGAAGGGTCTTGCCATGACGGTCCTACTCCCCGTCTTCCTTTTAGTTTGGGCGGTCATCGCCTTCTTCTACGAAGGTGGCGCCTGGAAGGAGAACCGCGAGAAGGTACAGGAACTGAACAACCGCACTGAATTGGTTACACCCTCCGATCCGGTTGGAATGAATGAGGATTACGCTCCGTTTGAATAG
- a CDS encoding cbb3-type cytochrome c oxidase subunit I, translated as MASAIITAPVTREEGLIQELGYDDHFHDHHHGDKYQSNFVSHYIFSMDHKMIAKQFLITGMMWAIIGGLMSLVFRLQLGFPEESIAFLKPVLGKWIAVNSDGIGTLTQDFYYALVTMHGTILVFFVLTAGLSGTFSNLLIPLMIGARDMASPLLNMLSYWFFFISGMVMFSSLFLSTGPFAGGWVAYPPLSALPQAMDGSGAGMTLWTISLVLFVVSVLLGGVNYITTVLNLRTKGMSMWRLPLPIWAFFVTAIIGLLSFPVLTSAFFLMMLDRGIGTSFYLSDIYIGGAALDHVGGSPILYQHLFWFLGHPEVYIIILPAMGIVSEVLSVHARKPIFGYKAMVFSILAIAFLSFIVWAHHMFMSGVNPFISNFFVIFTLIIAVPSAVKVFNWIATLYGGNIRFNPASLFGIGFVSMFISGGLTGIWLGNSTLDIQLHDTYFVVAHFHIVMGVAAFFGMYAGVYHWFPKMYGRFMNETLGKFHFWGTIIGAYCVFWPMHYLGMAGVPRRYYSFDAFKTFGHFDGMNKFITIAAIITFGFQLLFVINFFYSIWKGRKLKQQNPYNANTLEWTTPIEVGHGNWPGKLPAVQRWAYDYGKDGREFIPQVEPIGENESPAH; from the coding sequence ATGGCAAGCGCAATCATTACAGCACCGGTGACTCGTGAAGAAGGTCTAATCCAAGAACTGGGTTACGACGATCACTTCCACGACCACCACCACGGGGACAAGTACCAGTCTAACTTCGTCTCTCACTACATCTTCTCGATGGATCACAAGATGATCGCCAAGCAGTTCCTGATCACGGGAATGATGTGGGCAATCATCGGTGGCTTGATGTCACTCGTTTTCCGTCTTCAGTTGGGTTTTCCCGAGGAAAGCATCGCTTTTCTCAAGCCGGTACTCGGTAAGTGGATTGCCGTAAACAGTGACGGCATTGGTACGCTCACCCAGGATTTTTACTATGCTTTGGTGACGATGCACGGTACAATTCTGGTTTTCTTCGTACTAACGGCGGGCCTTTCGGGTACTTTCTCGAATCTGCTTATTCCGTTGATGATTGGTGCTCGTGACATGGCATCTCCATTGCTGAACATGTTGAGCTACTGGTTCTTCTTCATTTCTGGTATGGTAATGTTCTCGTCACTCTTCCTCTCTACCGGCCCATTTGCGGGAGGTTGGGTTGCGTACCCACCGCTGTCGGCATTGCCGCAAGCTATGGACGGTTCCGGTGCAGGTATGACGCTCTGGACCATTTCCTTGGTTCTCTTCGTAGTATCCGTCCTTCTTGGTGGTGTGAACTACATTACTACCGTCCTGAACCTTCGTACGAAAGGAATGAGTATGTGGCGTTTGCCACTTCCTATTTGGGCGTTCTTCGTAACGGCAATCATTGGTCTCCTTTCCTTCCCAGTATTGACCTCTGCCTTCTTCCTGATGATGTTGGACCGTGGTATCGGTACCAGCTTCTACCTGAGTGATATCTACATTGGTGGAGCAGCACTAGACCACGTCGGTGGTTCGCCGATCCTTTACCAGCACCTTTTCTGGTTCCTGGGTCACCCGGAGGTATACATCATTATCCTTCCGGCGATGGGTATCGTATCCGAGGTACTATCCGTACACGCTCGCAAGCCAATTTTTGGCTACAAGGCGATGGTATTCTCCATTCTGGCGATTGCCTTCCTGTCCTTTATTGTTTGGGCTCACCATATGTTTATGTCCGGTGTAAACCCGTTCATCTCTAACTTCTTCGTGATCTTCACGCTGATCATTGCTGTGCCTTCCGCGGTAAAGGTCTTCAACTGGATTGCAACGCTCTACGGAGGTAACATTCGCTTCAATCCCGCCAGCCTTTTTGGTATCGGGTTCGTTTCGATGTTCATCTCCGGTGGTCTCACTGGTATCTGGTTGGGTAACTCCACGCTAGATATTCAGCTCCACGATACTTACTTCGTTGTTGCTCACTTTCACATTGTGATGGGTGTTGCTGCCTTCTTTGGTATGTACGCTGGTGTTTACCACTGGTTCCCCAAAATGTACGGTCGCTTTATGAATGAGACCCTCGGCAAGTTCCACTTCTGGGGTACGATCATTGGCGCTTACTGCGTGTTCTGGCCCATGCACTACCTCGGTATGGCTGGTGTGCCCCGTCGTTACTACAGCTTCGATGCCTTCAAGACTTTCGGTCACTTCGACGGCATGAACAAGTTCATCACAATTGCTGCGATCATCACTTTCGGTTTCCAGCTCCTCTTCGTGATCAACTTCTTCTACTCCATCTGGAAAGGGCGCAAGCTTAAGCAGCAGAACCCATACAACGCGAACACGCTCGAATGGACAACTCCAATCGAAGTTGGCCACGGCAACTGGCCGGGCAAGCTTCCAGCCGTTCAGCGCTGGGCTTACGACTACGGAAAAGATGGTCGCGAATTTATCCCACAAGTGGAACCAATCGGAGAAAACGAGTCTCCGGCTCACTAG
- the cyoE gene encoding heme o synthase — translation MKNQATSQQEINATSSWLADLAALVKFRLSATVVLSSVLAYLIALGSGAFSWWAITVLTLGGFLTTSAANILNELLEKDYDVLMERTKSRPLATGRLNSSNALLMAGFASIGGITFLALFNPWTAFLGMVSLISYAFVYTPLKRVGPIAVLVGAIPGALPALIGCAAAEGSITTLGLTLFAIQFFWQLPHFYAIGYLGFDDYRKAGFKLVPAIGEEADTATLGRDAVASTLILLPLGVLPFFLGITSLWAVLLVTLLGLAFTYFAMRFSRLPNRKTALSMMFFSFAYLPLAFTIYWLGHQTALI, via the coding sequence GTGAAGAACCAAGCTACAAGCCAGCAGGAAATCAATGCTACCAGTTCCTGGTTAGCCGATCTCGCCGCGTTGGTAAAGTTTCGGCTGTCGGCGACAGTGGTGCTATCGTCAGTGCTGGCTTACCTGATTGCCCTGGGCTCCGGCGCTTTTAGCTGGTGGGCGATTACGGTGCTGACCCTGGGTGGATTTCTAACTACGTCAGCGGCTAACATTCTGAATGAGCTGCTGGAGAAAGATTACGATGTGCTCATGGAGCGCACAAAATCCCGCCCGCTCGCGACCGGTCGGTTGAATAGCTCCAATGCACTATTGATGGCAGGTTTTGCCAGTATTGGTGGAATTACCTTCCTGGCTCTGTTCAATCCTTGGACGGCCTTTCTGGGAATGGTGTCACTCATCAGTTACGCTTTTGTGTACACACCACTCAAGAGAGTAGGACCAATAGCGGTTCTGGTTGGCGCTATACCAGGGGCACTTCCAGCATTGATTGGGTGTGCTGCCGCGGAGGGCAGCATTACTACGTTGGGCCTGACCTTGTTCGCCATTCAGTTCTTCTGGCAGTTACCCCACTTTTACGCAATTGGGTACCTAGGGTTTGATGACTATCGTAAAGCAGGGTTCAAACTGGTTCCAGCCATTGGAGAAGAAGCCGATACTGCGACACTCGGAAGGGATGCTGTAGCTTCAACCCTAATATTGCTTCCACTGGGCGTGCTGCCTTTCTTTTTGGGTATTACTTCCCTTTGGGCAGTCCTACTCGTTACGCTGCTCGGACTGGCGTTCACTTATTTTGCCATGCGGTTCAGTCGGTTGCCTAACCGGAAGACTGCACTATCCATGATGTTCTTCTCTTTTGCCTACCTACCGCTGGCCTTTACCATTTACTGGTTGGGCCACCAAACCGCGTTAATCTGA
- a CDS encoding heme-copper oxidase subunit III — protein MEKITIDNRLLGDGHERSLASPARHNKIHPKKLALWVGLVSLVMMFTALTSAFIVRRAAGNWLEFSIPSIFYINTLVILGSSITLHAAYVAFKREAAAAYKFLLGITFILGIAFVVLQYVGWEDLAASGVPLKINPSGDFIYAISGLHALHVIGGIAILLVALIMAFILPLKATPARKLRLELTLTYWHFVDALWIYLIVFLSLQR, from the coding sequence ATGGAAAAGATAACTATCGACAACAGACTTTTGGGAGACGGGCATGAACGCAGCCTGGCATCTCCGGCACGCCACAATAAGATCCACCCTAAGAAACTAGCGCTGTGGGTTGGGCTGGTAAGCTTGGTAATGATGTTTACCGCACTGACCTCCGCCTTCATTGTGCGCCGGGCGGCGGGTAACTGGCTGGAATTCTCGATTCCCTCTATTTTCTACATCAATACTTTGGTCATCCTGGGTAGTAGTATAACTTTGCACGCTGCTTACGTAGCCTTCAAACGAGAAGCTGCGGCGGCCTACAAGTTCCTGCTTGGAATCACCTTTATCCTTGGGATTGCCTTCGTCGTACTCCAGTACGTAGGTTGGGAGGATCTCGCTGCGAGCGGTGTGCCCCTGAAGATCAACCCAAGTGGAGATTTCATCTATGCTATCAGTGGCTTACACGCGCTGCACGTCATAGGTGGAATTGCGATCTTGTTGGTAGCCTTGATAATGGCTTTCATTTTACCACTGAAGGCTACCCCCGCCAGGAAGCTGCGGCTAGAATTGACGCTGACTTACTGGCATTTCGTTGATGCACTCTGGATCTACCTCATCGTTTTCCTGAGTTTGCAACGATAA
- a CDS encoding DUF420 domain-containing protein, with product MEAKTYPQLPTIPEKEGALKIAIIIASVAVTALVVLMRYVKLPVPESWDVGFLPAANAMLNALTAVALVFSLYFVKKGQVVKHRNANGIALGLSVVFLLCYVTYHFTTPEVKFGDADLDGVISASEAAAVAGTRTVYLLILISHITLAGILLPFILWTTMYSLVGKYAQHRRLSKIVWPLWMYVAITGPVVYLMLREYYP from the coding sequence ATGGAAGCTAAAACGTACCCTCAGCTGCCAACGATTCCTGAAAAGGAAGGCGCCCTTAAAATTGCTATTATCATTGCTTCAGTCGCAGTGACCGCACTGGTGGTGCTTATGCGCTACGTAAAGCTACCCGTACCGGAAAGCTGGGACGTAGGCTTTCTACCCGCCGCAAATGCAATGCTAAATGCGTTGACGGCCGTGGCTTTGGTGTTCAGCCTATACTTCGTGAAGAAAGGGCAGGTGGTCAAGCACCGTAACGCCAATGGAATTGCACTAGGCTTATCGGTAGTGTTTCTGTTGTGTTACGTCACCTACCACTTTACAACTCCCGAAGTGAAGTTTGGCGACGCCGATTTGGACGGAGTAATTAGTGCAAGCGAAGCCGCCGCCGTGGCTGGAACCCGTACAGTTTACCTGCTGATCCTTATCTCCCACATCACACTTGCTGGAATCTTGCTGCCATTCATCTTATGGACGACGATGTACAGTCTGGTAGGAAAGTACGCGCAGCATCGCCGGCTCTCCAAAATTGTGTGGCCGCTATGGATGTACGTGGCCATCACCGGCCCGGTAGTTTACTTGATGCTGCGAGAATACTACCCTTGA